In one window of Nitrospirota bacterium DNA:
- a CDS encoding MarR family EPS-associated transcriptional regulator codes for MNGHHLKLLKELSKDNKLSQRELSQKLGVSLGSVNYVLSNLIDAGLVRAKRFKNSKNKAAYMYILTPAGIKSRVQLSRDFLKRKLDEYEMLKMEIEELKKEVGLDHSLHD; via the coding sequence ATGAACGGCCATCACCTGAAACTCCTTAAAGAACTTTCAAAGGATAACAAGCTTTCCCAGCGTGAGTTATCGCAAAAACTCGGCGTAAGCTTGGGCAGTGTGAACTATGTCCTGAGCAATCTCATTGATGCCGGACTGGTCAGGGCAAAGAGATTCAAGAACTCAAAAAACAAGGCAGCCTATATGTATATCCTTACCCCTGCAGGTATAAAAAGCAGGGTGCAGCTCAGCCGTGATTTCCTGAAGAGGAAACTGGATGAATATGAGATGTTAAAGATGGAGATAGAGGAGTTGAAGAAGGAGGTTGGACTTGATCACAGCCTGCACGATTGA